DNA from Vicia villosa cultivar HV-30 ecotype Madison, WI unplaced genomic scaffold, Vvil1.0 ctg.000078F_1_1_1, whole genome shotgun sequence:
tataaatatttaatttcctTTTCACTCACCAATTAGTTTTAGCTTCCctcaaaatcaaaaatcaatttAAGTTTCCCTCTCACGAATAAAAAGTCCTTCTTCACTTTCCTTCTTTCCTATTTTCTAATTTCGTGTCACCTTTCGTCGACAAAAAAAATCCCACTTACTTTAGACCTTTCCCCTTCTTTTCgtttacttaaaaaaaatcaaacacacaGTGTGAAAGTGTTGTTAACAAAAACAAAGAGTATTGATACAAGTTTGTCGGTTGTTTGACATTATAACTTCCTAGTTCTTGATATTGTCCCTCCATACTGAGATTTAGGGTTTACGTATACCCATCATTATCAATACTATCTTTTCAATTGATTTTCTTTCTGACGCATCTCACAATTCATCACCTAATTCTACATTGTGGTAAAATTCTATGTTCCTTGTTTctaatttcaaattcaatataATATATGATTGTGAGTTATACGGCGAATTCTTTGGTCATGAATAGATTTCATAAGATGCTTAATAATTCATAATTTCTTGTAATTAGGTTTTAGAATAATGGCGCAAGATCTGGTCTTGGATACTGCAATTAGAGACTGGGTGTTGGTCTCTTTATCTATTGTTATGGTTCTTATTAGCGTGCTCTGCCGTATTGTTACAAAACTTATGCCTTTTACTCTAACTCTTGATGTCAAAAATTTTAGAGAAGGCTATTTTTATTTTGACCATTTATTTTAAAGTTGATTGTTTCACTCTTTTTAATATGGCGCTTCATGACTGGAGAGGATGAGATTTGGAAAGGGATGCTTCAAGCTAGGTATGGTAATTTGAGAGATAGGCTATGGAATTTTACTGACTGTTGTGCTAGCCCGAAAGATACAATGTGGTGGAGGGACATCTTGGAGATTTGTAGAGATCCATTAGGAATTTTGAATAATCTCACGGTAAGGCTGGGAGATGGAAATGCGGTTCCCTTTTGGAATGCTTCGTGGATGATGAGAGGTTCACTCGAGGAAATGTTTCCAGCTCTGTTTTAGGAAATTGGTGTTAATAATGGAAGTGTGGGAAGCAAGGGGGTTTGGCATCCAGCAGGGTGGCGGTGGAGGGTTAAAAGTGGGTTTGAGATCTTGGGGTGGGAGGCTTCGGAGGAACTAGAAGAGCCGAACATGATGTTGTTAGGTATTTCTCCTACGGCGAACATAACAGATTTGGTAATCTGGCCTTTCGATAGCTTTAAAGGTTTTACTGTGAAACCTATGTATGCTATCCTCAATCAGGTTTCAAGTGAAGCAGGCGTGGAACCAAGGAGGAATTTGGGATTTAGAACCATTTCGGAAGCTTCCATTCCGTCGAAATTAAAATTTTTCGATTGGAGGCCTTTATTGGACAGGTTACCTACAAGGAAACAACTTTTTAGAAGAGGTGTCATTCTCCTTCAACAAGAGGCCAGGTGCGCATTTTGCCTATCAGAACAAGAAAATTTCAATCATTTTTTGCTGTTCTGTCCACTGTTGAAAACTCTTTGGATAAAGTTGCAAGGCTGGTTACATTTTGATTTGGAAGAGGATGTAGAAGACTGTCTCCGATTTCAGTTAACTTGGAAGGCAAGAACGGCGGGGAATCCAACAAGGGGTAGGTTAGGACCCTTATGGCTAACGATTTTTTGGGCTATTTGGAAGCATAGAAATGATATTCTCTTCAATAATTCCGTTGTCGATACCGATGAAATTTTCTTTATGACGATGTGGTATTCATGGTGGTGGCTTGCAATTGTTTCAAAGGACATAATTAGGTGTAATTTGTTCGAATGGATTCAAAATTCGTTCCTTTGTAGTCAACTTTTAGTTGGTGTCTGGCGCTGGGTTTGTTTCTTGTAAGGGTTGGTGTACCCCTAGTACTCCATTCTTAATCAAGTGttgctttttaaaaaaaagaacatGATATGGTGATTTTAATACAGGCAAGTCATGCTTAGAGCTTGGAATTTACAAACCATGGCAAATTTTATCTCTTCAAAGGCTTTTCGTGCCCAGAAGCTTTATTTCTGCAACAAGGTTTGTTTTATTACTGTATATTATAGTTTGTTTTTCCTGAATCCTTTTGCAGAATATAattgataaataaattttatattagacATTTTTAGAAATACTATAAAACTCATCAGAATAAAGGTCAAAATAGTAGTGATTGAGTCTGCATCATAGTAATGATGGTTATTACCAATAACATCTTAGTTGAAGGTGTGATTATACTAATTCAAAATATTATGTGGTTTCTGGTCATAgaattaaatttttcaaatatgttGCAACTCAATTTAAGAAGCTCTGAACATGAAAACAGAAGCAAAGCAAGAGCATATATCATTATGTCTCCTTCAGTCGTTTCATTAATAGATACGGAAAGCGATATAACAACGTTTGATgatatgaattattaatttaagaTACCCAAGAATCTCAAActtaagaaaatcaactagcaAGAGATGTCTCAATTACACTCTCAATGTTTACTATATGTACTCTTGATTTCTCTTAGATTTTAATTTAAGTATCTTTTTGTAATTCAGTATTTTTTGGATTTGATGGAAAATAAGTATTGAGAAATCAAGCTTATGTACTCTttaatttaagtttcttttaccgtATGAACTCTTGATTTCTCTCAATATAATACTTTTGATTACATTTGTTTTACATGATGTGAAGTTACAAAGACAAGTTTGTTATTTTGTTGTGCTCTAGTGAACCACATGATGTGAAGTTACAAAGACAAGTTTGTTATTTTGTTGTGCTCTAGTGAACCATAGCTCTTATTTATTTGTAGTGATATGTTGTTACCGTGAAATTTAGTAAACAAGTGTTAGTCTTCAAAAAGGTTACTTACCGGATGACAAGATGATCCTAGGACATATTGGTGTAAAGTATTTTGGACTTTATATGATTTTGTGTAAAAAGACAAAGATTTTGACATAGGCGAAATCTtgagaataaaataaaagaaatatagtAAAGGTGCAATAACTGAAAAAAGACTTTGGCAGTGGTTGAAGTTAAGAGGACTGAAATTAGATGCAGAAAAGTAATTTAAAggtaaaataattggaattaaaTAAAATGGTGTTTGCATACATACGCTGCCCTCAATCAACCTCATTTCTCACTTCACACAGATACTTTGAGTATATTGAGTTTTATAGTAAAAATGAATTACAAAGGATGTGATGAAACTCAACTCCTTGCAGTATAAGAGGGAGAAAAATCAATTACATTGAAAACTTGAGAGAACGGTCAATAATTAGTGAATACTTAGAATTTACAAGAGCATAGTTGAACGGTCAATAATTAGTTACAGACGAATTCCTAAAACATTTAGTCTCTAATTTGCATTTTTTCTTTCATGAATCATACACACATACTAACTTATGAGCAATATCATTATTATCTTAGAGGATTTTAGAATGATTTTGGTTCACATACTCTTTCATACTATAAAAATTATACTCTTAATTGAGCTCCCAAATTGTGTTGGAACTACATGATAAGCATTTATAGACACTTCACACCTATCTTTCATGAGAAATTTTAGTGTAAT
Protein-coding regions in this window:
- the LOC131623773 gene encoding uncharacterized protein LOC131623773, producing MTGEDEIWKGMLQARYGNLRDRLWNFTDCCASPKDTMWWRDILEICRDPLGILNNLTEIGVNNGSVGSKGVWHPAGWRWRVKSGFEILGWEASEELEEPNMMLLGISPTANITDLVIWPFDSFKGFTVKPMYAILNQVSSEAGVEPRRNLGFRTISEASIPSKLKFFDWRPLLDRLPTRKQLFRRGVILLQQEARCAFCLSEQENFNHFLLFCPLLKTLWIKLQGWLHFDLEEDVEDCLRFQLTWKARTAGNPTRGRLGPLWLTIFWAIWKHRNDILFNNSVVDTDEIFFMTMWYSWWWLAIVSKDIIRCNLFEWIQNSFLCSQLLVGVWRWVCFL